In one window of Bos mutus isolate GX-2022 chromosome 13, NWIPB_WYAK_1.1, whole genome shotgun sequence DNA:
- the PLAGL2 gene encoding zinc finger protein PLAGL2 isoform X2 encodes MATHSAQKPHQCMYCDKMFHRKDHLRNHLQTHDPNKEALHCSECGKNYNTKLGYRRHLAMHAASSGDLSCKVCLQTFESTQALLEHLKAHSRRVAGGAKEKKHPCDHCDRRFYTRKDVRRHLVVHTGRKDFLCQYCAQRFGRKDHLTRHVKKSHSQELLKIKTEPVDMLGLLSCSSTVNVKEELSPVLCMASRDVMGAKAFPGMLPMGMYGAHIPTMPSAGVPHSLVHNTLPMGMSYPLESSPISSPAQLPPKYQLGSTSYLPDKLPKVEVDSFLGELSGSLSLSSAEPQPTSPQPAAAAALLDEALLTKSPANLSEALCAANVDFSHLLGFLPLNLPPCNPSGATGGLVMGYSQAEAQPLLTTLQAQPQDSPGAGGPLNFGPLHSLPPVFTSGLSTTTLPRFHQAFQ; translated from the coding sequence ATGGCCACCCACTCAGCCCAGAAACCCCACCAGTGCATGTACTGCGATAAGATGTTTCACCGCAAGGATCATCTGCGGAACCACCTGCAGACCCATGACCCCAACAAGGAGGCCCTCCACTGTTCTGAGTGCGGTAAGAATTACAATACGAAGCTGGGCTACCGGCGCCACCTGGCCATGCATGCCGCCAGCAGCGGTGACCTCAGCTGCAAGGTGTGCCTGCAGACCTTCGAGAGTACCCAGGCCCTGCTGGAGCACCTGAAGGCCCACTCACGCCGGGTAGCGGGTGGTGCCAAGGAGAAGAAGCACCCCTGTGACCACTGTGACCGGCGGTTCTATACTCGTAAGGATGTGCGGCGGCACCTGGTGGTCCACACAGGCCGGAAGGACTTCCTGTGCCAGTACTGTGCCCAGCGATTCGGCCGCAAAGATCACCTGACACGTCATGTCAAGAAGAGCCACTCACAAGAGCTGCTCAAGATCAAGACAGAGCCAGTGGACATGTTAGGCCTACTCAGCTGCAGCTCCACAGTCAATGTGAAGGAAGAGCTGAGTCCCGTGCTGTGCATGGCCTCTCGGGACGTGATGGGGGCCAAGGCCTTCCCTGGCATGTTGCCCATGGGCATGTATGGTGCCCACATCCCTACCATGCCCAGTGCGGGCGTGCCACACTCCCTGGTGCACAACACGTTGCCCATGGGCATGAGCTACCCTCTGGAATCCTCACCTATCTCTTCCCCAGCTCAGCTTCCTCCAAAATACCAGCTTGGATCTACCTCATACTTGCCCGACAAATTGCCCAAAGTGGAGGTGGATAGTTTTCTGGGGGAGCTTTCTGGAAGCCTGTCTCTCTCATCCGCTGAACCCCAGCCCACCTCACCTCAGCCGGCAGCAGCTGCGGCCCTCCTAGATGAAGCACTGCTCACCAAGAGCCCCGCCAACCTCTCCGAGGCTCTCTGCGCTGCTAATGTGGACTTCTCCCACTTGCTGGGCTTTCTTCCTCTCAACCTGCCCCCATGTAACCCATCTGGGGCCACAGGAGGCCTGGTCATGGGCTACTCTCAGGCTGAGgctcagcccctgctcaccacttTGCAAGCTCAGCCTCAGGATTCCCCAGGAGCTGGGGGACCGCTGAACTTTGGGCCATTGCACTCCTTGCCACCTGTCTTTACCTCTGGCCTGAGCACCACGACCTTGCCTCGTTTCCACCAGGCATTCCAGTAG